The following is a genomic window from Lentimicrobium sp. L6.
TACTAATCGTTTTCTTAGTGCTTTCCTTCCTAATTCATGCCCAAGTTTCTGAGACTTTTGAGGATGGTGATTTTACCCAGAATCCTTCATGGATAGGCGATGAGAGCCATTTCATAGTCAACCCTGATTTTCAATTGCAATTGAATAATGAAGGACAGTCGGATACCTCATATTTGGTCACTGCCAGCTCCATAATGGACAGCACCAGCTGGGAGTTTTTTATAAAACTTTCATTCAGTCCTTCCTCTAATAATAATGCTCGGGTTTATTTGACATCCGATCAACAAGATTTATCCGGTAGTTTAAATGGATATTTCCTTCAATTTGGAGAGTCTTTGAGCGATGATGCCATAGAGTTGTTTAAACAAAATGGAACAGAAATCACCTCCATTTGTAGAGGAACAGAAGCTAGTGTGGCTTCCTCTTTTCAGGCTAAAATAAAGGTGATTCACAAGAATAATGGAGACTGGATCGTTTATTCAGATTTTAATAGCACAGGTCAGTTTCAAATGGAATGCCAAGGAAATGATAATAGCATCAGCACTACTTCTTATTTTGGATACTTCTGTAAATATACCAGCTCTAATTCCACTAAATTTTACTTAGATAACATAGAGATACAATATATGGAAGTGGATACTGAAAAGCCGGAGGTGGAGGCGGTTGTATTAGAATCCTCAAAAGAATTAAATATTAGTTTTAGTGAAATGATTTTGGAAGAGACTGCTATAAATATGCTAAATTATAACGTGAATCAATCTGTTGGTAACCCTGTTGTTGCAATTTTGTCAGAAGGGAAAACAGAAGTCTTTCTGCAATTTGAGAATGAATTTTTGGAGAATCAAGAGTATGAAATCATCATAGAAAATATTGAAGATTTAAGTGGAAATGTGATGGAGCCCACGGTAAAGACATTTGCCAGAGTAGAAGTTTCTCCTTTCGATGTGGTTATTAATGAAATCATGGCAGACCCAACTCCAGAAATACAATTGCCAAATGCAGAGTATCTTGAGATTTATAATAGAACTTCAACCGTAATCACTTTGCAAGGATGGAAGCTAGAAATAGGAGGGACACTAAAAGACTTTCCGGAAGCCAATATCCCTGCCAACTCCTATCTTATTCTTTGTAAAGAAAGTAATATTTCCTTGCTGGCTCCGTATGGAGAGTGTGTTGGCTTTTCTAGTTTTTCTTTAACCAATGGGGGACAGTTATTGCGCTTATTAAGCCCAACGGATATTGTGGTTCATGAAGTAGAATACAGCGATGATTGGTATTTGGATCCCAATAAAGATGATGGAGGATGGTCTTTAGAGCAAATTAACCCTTCCGACTTTTGTTCCCAAGCCATCAATTGGAGAGCGGCAGAAGATGCACGAGGTGGAAGCCCAGGCGAAATGAATTCTATTTATGATGATACACCTGCTTTCCCTCAGGCTTCAAGTTTAGAAGTAGTGGATAATCCTCTTTTATTATTGACCTTCAACCAACAAATGGATTTGCAAGATGTTTTAAGAAAATCCAATTATATTGTGAACCCTGGGGGAATTCCAGTTCAACAAGTCATGGCAAAAGATACCAGCAGCTCTGTGTTTTTAGTATTCGAAGACCAATTTGAAATAGGGGAGCATTATCAATTGGTAATAGATGGAGAAATTAGAAATTGTGCAGGCCAGCTCATGGATACCCCAGCCGAGATTGATTTTATGGTGCCGAAAATTGCGATGGAAGGCGATGTAGTGATAAATGAGATATTGGCAGATCCGGAACCCGCTTATGGTTTGCCTCCCTATGAGTTTTTAGAGCTTTATAATACTTCCAATGCCCCTATCGATTTAGCGGGTTGGACCCTGCAAACAGGCTCTACCATAAAAACTTTTGAAAGCTATTTATTAGAGCCTCAAGAATATTTGATTGTTTGCGAGCCCAATGCTGTGGCTAGTTTTTCTGAATTTGGAGATACTTATCCCATATCTAGTTTTTCCTTAACAAATGGTGGAACTCAATTGGTATTACGAAACCTGGGTGGAGGTATTATTCATCAGGTGGAATATGACGATGATTGGTTTGATGATGACGATAAATCAGATGGGGGATGGAGTTTAGAAGCTATTGATCCTTTGGAATATTGTGTGGAGCAGCCCAATTGGAGCGAAAGCATAGATGCTAGAGGAGGAACTCCCGGAAGTTTGAATAGTGTGAATGGAACTTCGGGTGAGATAGAGCCTTTGAGGATTCAGAGAATTGAGCTATTGAGTGAAATGAGTATACGAGTTTATTTCAGCGAAAAAATGGACAGTATCAGCTTGGCGGAAACTCAGAGTTATTTTATAGATCAGGGCATAGGACAGCCCAATACTTGCGAAATAGAAGGACCTAAATATAATACCGTTATTCTTAGTCTAAATGAAGAACTATCTAATGCGGTAGTTTATACCTTAGAAATTCAAGATGGATTATTGGAATGTAATGGTAGCTCAGCGGGAGGATTGTTTTTGAGTTTTGCTGTTCCCGATGAAATAGAAAAAGGAGATATCGTTTTTAATGAAATCCTTTTTGATGCAGCTATTGATGATGGAGAATATATAGAATTGGTTAATGTTTCTGAGAAAATCCTAGAAACTGCGGGACTGAGTATTTCGAGAATAAAAGTGAATCAATACGATACCACTTGGTATATTGCCGATTTGGAAAGCGCTCTGCTATTCCCTATGGATTATATGGCCTATGCCGAATCCCCAACACAAGTACTCAAAGTCTATTATTCTGAACAACCTGAGCAAATCATGCAACTGAATAGCTTGCCCGATTTCCCCAATTCCGAAGGCCACATTCTTCTTCATTTAAGCTCCTCCACGGACAGTATTATTGATGAATTACAGTATAACGAAGACATGCATCACAGTTTATTAAAAGATACCAAAGGAGTTTCTTTAGAAAAAATAAGTTTGAATGGAGGGAATGCTTCTTCAAATTGGCATTCAGCTGCCAGCTCTGTTAACTATGGAACTCCAGGCTATCAGAATTCTCAGTATTTAGAGGAAGGCGAAAGTATATCTGCTTTTGAATTGGAACCAGAAGTTTTTTCGCCTGATAATGATGGTTATGAGGATGTTCTTCAAATACATTATCGCATGCAAGAGGTAGGTTATCAACTCAATTTAATCGTTTATGATGCACGAGGAAGACAAGTTAATCGCCTAGTAAAAAATGAGCTTTTAGCTACTGAAGGAACTTACTATTGGAATGGAGAAGACGAGAATGGCCAAAAAGCAGATATGGGAATTTATATCTTATTATTTGAATACTTCGACTTAGAAGGAAATGTAAAATCTGAGAAGTTATCTACTGTTTTGGGTGGGAAGTTGTAGTGGTTTTTGAGTTATTGAACTGGAGAGTTGGAGAGGGTTCAAGGTTTAGGGTTTAAAGTTCAGGGTTTAAGGTTTAAAGTTCAAAGTTCAAGGTTCAATGTTTGAGTATGTGTAGACCTTAGAAATGGGTTTCATAATATGTGTTCTGTTTACTTTGCGAGCTTCGCGATTTTTCTTTGCGTTTTCTTTGCGTGGAAATACAATGTATAGGAGATGGAGAAAGGGAGAAGCGGAGCGTTCGAAAGCTGGCATAATTAATCAGTGACAATCCGCTAAACCCGTGTTATTCGTGTTCTATTCTTTATAGTGTTTAATAGCTATATCACAAAGCACACAGAGGAGTCACAAAGTTTCACAGAGTAATAATTGTTTTATTCTCAATCTACTCCATACTCTCCATCATAGCCTTTACAATATTCTCGGCACCAATGGCAATTTCAAGAATAGTAGCATCCAGCATATAACAAGGAGTGGTAAAAATATTTTCTGCTTTATCGTGAACCACTTCGCCGTGAGAAGTTTCTAAATGATGTGCATTTAATGCTTCTAGAGCTTCTATGGTCGCTTTATCGTTTCCTATGGTTAAATCTACATTGTCTAAAGTTAAGGCAATAAGCGCAGGAGAGATACATAAGGCTCCAATGGGTTTTCCCATTCTATGCATTTCCTGAATGGCATCTTTCACTTGGATAAAAACACCAGCTTCAGCTCCTTTAAAGGCAAAATCGGAGAGGTTTTTAGCAGCTCCAAATCCACCCGGAATCAATAAAGCATCGAACTCTTCAGCTTGGAAAGCGCTCATGGGGCTGATCTTTCCTCTGGCAATTCTGGCGGACTCTATCAACACATTTCTTTCCTCGTCCATCTCTTCACCAGTGATGTGATTGATTACATGATGTTGTTTAATATCAGGTGCAAATATTTCATAGACTCCTCCGTGCATCATCACGGCTAACATACTTAAGGTGGCTTCATGGATTTCGGCGCCATCAAAAACACCACATCCCGATAGAATGATTGCAAATTTTTTCATAATATCTTATTTTTTAAATCAATTTATTTTCAAAATTAGCGATTTTATTTTGAGCTACACATTTTTGCCATAGCCATTGTCG
Proteins encoded in this region:
- a CDS encoding lamin tail domain-containing protein, yielding MKKHFILIVFLVLSFLIHAQVSETFEDGDFTQNPSWIGDESHFIVNPDFQLQLNNEGQSDTSYLVTASSIMDSTSWEFFIKLSFSPSSNNNARVYLTSDQQDLSGSLNGYFLQFGESLSDDAIELFKQNGTEITSICRGTEASVASSFQAKIKVIHKNNGDWIVYSDFNSTGQFQMECQGNDNSISTTSYFGYFCKYTSSNSTKFYLDNIEIQYMEVDTEKPEVEAVVLESSKELNISFSEMILEETAINMLNYNVNQSVGNPVVAILSEGKTEVFLQFENEFLENQEYEIIIENIEDLSGNVMEPTVKTFARVEVSPFDVVINEIMADPTPEIQLPNAEYLEIYNRTSTVITLQGWKLEIGGTLKDFPEANIPANSYLILCKESNISLLAPYGECVGFSSFSLTNGGQLLRLLSPTDIVVHEVEYSDDWYLDPNKDDGGWSLEQINPSDFCSQAINWRAAEDARGGSPGEMNSIYDDTPAFPQASSLEVVDNPLLLLTFNQQMDLQDVLRKSNYIVNPGGIPVQQVMAKDTSSSVFLVFEDQFEIGEHYQLVIDGEIRNCAGQLMDTPAEIDFMVPKIAMEGDVVINEILADPEPAYGLPPYEFLELYNTSNAPIDLAGWTLQTGSTIKTFESYLLEPQEYLIVCEPNAVASFSEFGDTYPISSFSLTNGGTQLVLRNLGGGIIHQVEYDDDWFDDDDKSDGGWSLEAIDPLEYCVEQPNWSESIDARGGTPGSLNSVNGTSGEIEPLRIQRIELLSEMSIRVYFSEKMDSISLAETQSYFIDQGIGQPNTCEIEGPKYNTVILSLNEELSNAVVYTLEIQDGLLECNGSSAGGLFLSFAVPDEIEKGDIVFNEILFDAAIDDGEYIELVNVSEKILETAGLSISRIKVNQYDTTWYIADLESALLFPMDYMAYAESPTQVLKVYYSEQPEQIMQLNSLPDFPNSEGHILLHLSSSTDSIIDELQYNEDMHHSLLKDTKGVSLEKISLNGGNASSNWHSAASSVNYGTPGYQNSQYLEEGESISAFELEPEVFSPDNDGYEDVLQIHYRMQEVGYQLNLIVYDARGRQVNRLVKNELLATEGTYYWNGEDENGQKADMGIYILLFEYFDLEGNVKSEKLSTVLGGKL
- the elbB gene encoding isoprenoid biosynthesis glyoxalase ElbB, whose protein sequence is MKKFAIILSGCGVFDGAEIHEATLSMLAVMMHGGVYEIFAPDIKQHHVINHITGEEMDEERNVLIESARIARGKISPMSAFQAEEFDALLIPGGFGAAKNLSDFAFKGAEAGVFIQVKDAIQEMHRMGKPIGALCISPALIALTLDNVDLTIGNDKATIEALEALNAHHLETSHGEVVHDKAENIFTTPCYMLDATILEIAIGAENIVKAMMESME